Proteins encoded together in one Campylobacter concisus window:
- the argH gene encoding argininosuccinate lyase, with protein sequence MKEEKNAHKKMWEGRFSEASSKLLEEFNASINFDKNLFEEDIAGSKAHAKMLGICGILKKDESEAIIKGLDEVLAEMRAGKFAFKIEDEDIHMAVEKRLSQIIGAELGGRLHTARSRNDQVALDFKFYVLKKNLEISSCIKELIATLTNLAKNHKDTLMPGYTHLQHAQPVSLSYHLLAYAFMFKRDFERFVSSYERNNLSPLGSAALAGTPHKIDRTIVASELGFAGCTRNAMDSVSDRDFALEILFNISVFMTHASRLCEELILWSSQEFGFVSISDAYSTGSSIMPQKKNPDVAELIRGKTGRVNGNLVALLTTMKGLPLAYNKDMQEDKEGVFDSVSTILSSATILNEMIKTAKFNEKNMLKATKTGHLSATDLADYLVREKNIPFRTAHFITGKAVAKAESLGLDLSELNKEQLKSVDENLDENAIKFLDLHASKETRTSKGGTANKSVEEQIQILDDWLK encoded by the coding sequence ATGAAAGAAGAGAAAAACGCACACAAAAAGATGTGGGAGGGTAGATTTAGCGAGGCTAGCTCGAAGCTACTTGAGGAATTTAATGCTTCTATAAATTTTGATAAAAATCTTTTTGAAGAGGATATCGCTGGCAGTAAAGCGCACGCTAAAATGCTAGGAATTTGCGGAATTTTGAAAAAAGATGAGTCAGAGGCGATCATAAAAGGGCTTGATGAGGTTTTGGCTGAGATGAGAGCTGGTAAATTTGCTTTTAAGATAGAAGATGAAGATATACATATGGCAGTTGAGAAGCGCCTTAGCCAGATCATCGGCGCCGAGCTTGGAGGTAGACTGCACACAGCTAGAAGTAGAAATGACCAAGTTGCGCTTGATTTTAAATTTTACGTATTGAAGAAAAATTTAGAAATTTCTTCATGTATAAAAGAGCTCATCGCCACGCTTACAAATTTGGCAAAAAACCACAAAGATACGCTAATGCCAGGCTACACACATCTTCAACACGCTCAGCCAGTAAGCCTTAGCTATCACTTGCTAGCATATGCATTTATGTTTAAAAGAGATTTCGAGCGTTTTGTTAGCTCATATGAACGAAACAACCTAAGTCCGCTTGGTTCAGCAGCCCTTGCAGGCACTCCTCATAAGATAGATAGAACTATCGTTGCAAGTGAGCTTGGCTTCGCAGGTTGCACGCGAAATGCGATGGATAGCGTGAGCGACCGTGATTTTGCGCTTGAGATTTTATTTAACATTAGCGTTTTTATGACGCACGCTTCTAGGCTTTGCGAGGAGCTTATACTTTGGAGCTCACAAGAATTTGGCTTTGTAAGCATCAGTGACGCTTATAGCACGGGCAGCTCTATCATGCCTCAAAAGAAAAATCCAGATGTCGCTGAGCTCATACGCGGCAAAACTGGGCGTGTAAATGGAAATTTAGTAGCGCTACTAACTACGATGAAAGGCTTGCCACTTGCTTACAACAAAGATATGCAAGAAGATAAAGAGGGCGTTTTTGATAGTGTTTCGACCATTTTAAGCTCGGCTACCATCCTAAATGAGATGATAAAAACGGCTAAATTTAATGAAAAAAATATGCTAAAAGCGACAAAAACAGGTCATCTAAGCGCCACTGATCTAGCGGACTACCTAGTGCGTGAGAAAAATATCCCATTTAGAACGGCGCATTTTATCACCGGCAAGGCTGTGGCAAAGGCTGAAAGCTTGGGACTTGATCTAAGCGAGCTAAACAAAGAGCAGCTAAAAAGTGTCGATGAAAATTTAGATGAAAATGCCATCAAATTTCTAGATCTGCACGCTTCAAAAGAGACCCGCACTTCAAAAGGTGGCACGGCAAATAAAAGCGTTGAAGAGCAAATTCAAATTTTAGACGACTGGCTTAAGTAA
- a CDS encoding CZB domain-containing protein, producing MKLNGYRGVLLNEFNKIQDVHECRFSKWYEKDVKNTLVKDAKILSSIAAHHENVHHGLEKAMVIFADKDKGNLPGVEILKDVENSSKVGFEELLEVIKAARK from the coding sequence ATGAAGCTAAATGGATATAGAGGCGTGCTTTTAAATGAGTTTAATAAGATTCAAGATGTTCACGAGTGTAGATTTAGCAAATGGTATGAAAAAGATGTGAAAAATACTCTTGTAAAAGATGCCAAAATTCTCTCAAGTATCGCAGCTCATCATGAAAATGTTCATCATGGCTTAGAAAAAGCGATGGTTATTTTTGCTGATAAAGACAAAGGAAATCTACCTGGCGTTGAAATATTAAAAGATGTCGAAAACTCAAGTAAAGTAGGTTTTGAAGAGTTGCTTGAAGTTATAAAGGCTGCCAGAAAATAG
- a CDS encoding histidine triad nucleotide-binding protein, with product MTIFEKIVAGEIPCNKVLESEKFLAFNDINPKAPIHILIIPKKHYKNFQEMDPVLMGEMTKFIQEVATLMGVDKSGYRLITNCGENGGQEVMHLHFHLLGGAKLGWSEGVADPQSTF from the coding sequence ATGACCATATTTGAAAAGATCGTAGCTGGTGAAATCCCTTGCAACAAAGTGCTTGAAAGCGAGAAATTTCTAGCTTTTAACGATATAAATCCAAAAGCACCGATCCACATCCTAATCATCCCAAAAAAACACTATAAAAATTTCCAAGAGATGGATCCGGTTTTAATGGGAGAGATGACAAAATTTATCCAAGAAGTGGCGACCTTAATGGGCGTTGATAAGAGCGGATACCGCCTTATAACAAACTGCGGTGAAAACGGCGGTCAAGAAGTTATGCATCTGCATTTTCACCTACTTGGCGGAGCTAAGCTTGGCTGGAGCGAAGGCGTAGCTGATCCACAAAGCACATTTTAA
- the pheS gene encoding phenylalanine--tRNA ligase subunit alpha, which produces MQDFVNKIKNEISTLDDLEKVRVEIFGKKGILAQGFAKLKELGEDEKKEFAANLNKQRDELGALIEAKKAELSEQEIDNKMKKEAADITLFNEPVASGALHPVMATMDKIIEYFLALNFSLETGPLIEDDFHNFEALNLPKYHPARDMQDTFYLDDFRLLRTHTSPVQVRTMLNQKPPIRMIAPGTVFRRDMDLTHTPMFHQVEGLVVEDAEKVSFANLKSMLEGFLKHMFGDVEVRFRPSFFPFTEPSAEVDISCIFCHGKGCRVCKQTTWLEVLGCGVVDPNVFKAVGYKNVSGYAFGLGVERFAMLLHRVPDLRSLFEGDLRLLEQFK; this is translated from the coding sequence TTGCAAGATTTCGTTAATAAAATCAAAAATGAAATTTCAACGCTTGACGATTTGGAAAAAGTCAGGGTAGAAATTTTTGGCAAAAAGGGCATCTTGGCGCAAGGTTTTGCAAAGCTAAAAGAGCTTGGCGAAGATGAGAAAAAGGAATTTGCAGCAAATTTAAACAAGCAAAGAGATGAACTTGGCGCGCTAATAGAAGCTAAAAAAGCTGAGCTTAGCGAACAAGAGATAGATAACAAGATGAAAAAAGAAGCCGCTGATATCACGCTATTTAATGAGCCTGTTGCTAGTGGGGCACTTCATCCTGTGATGGCTACGATGGATAAGATAATTGAATACTTTTTGGCTCTAAATTTTTCGCTCGAGACTGGACCATTGATAGAAGATGATTTTCACAACTTTGAAGCGCTAAATTTACCAAAATACCACCCAGCAAGGGATATGCAAGATACATTTTACCTAGATGATTTTAGACTTTTAAGGACGCATACGAGTCCAGTTCAGGTGCGAACTATGCTAAATCAAAAGCCGCCTATTCGCATGATAGCGCCTGGTACGGTCTTTAGACGTGATATGGATTTAACACATACACCGATGTTTCACCAGGTTGAGGGCCTCGTGGTAGAGGATGCTGAGAAAGTTAGCTTTGCAAATTTAAAATCAATGCTTGAGGGCTTTTTAAAGCACATGTTTGGCGACGTTGAAGTACGTTTTCGCCCTAGTTTCTTTCCATTCACGGAGCCTAGCGCAGAGGTTGATATTAGTTGTATATTCTGCCATGGCAAGGGCTGCAGGGTTTGCAAGCAGACTACTTGGCTTGAAGTGCTTGGATGCGGCGTTGTTGATCCAAATGTATTTAAGGCAGTTGGCTATAAAAATGTAAGTGGATACGCCTTTGGTCTTGGCGTTGAGAGATTTGCGATGTTGCTTCATAGAGTGCCTGATCTAAGGTCGCTTTTTGAGGGAGATTTAAGATTGTTGGAGCAGTTTAAATGA
- the pheT gene encoding phenylalanine--tRNA ligase subunit beta, protein MIISKHWLNEWIDLSDVSGETLSKTLNSIGLEVDSYKEINLPKSIVVGYVKSREKHPDADKLSVCQVDVGGETLQIVCGAKNVEAGQFVPVALIGTTMPNGLEIKKAKLRGIESCGMICSSTELGLPKINDGILPLDESIGKLKLGRSLGEFEAFKDVIIEVDVTANRGDCQNLHGIAREICTALDLSMKDSHENEDSENLLGIGRIASVRTEDKVNGSFLYKAFELKNALSENLLTRMRLALIDCQKTNLVERLLEYATFCTGVLFRAYDHAKLVGEGEKAVFDIKNGENGECVVFCEDKNLGVAGIYQSDEARVDEGSKVILVEASYVKPDVVSKAIFENKNLPKGDQVYRSSRGSEPNLAYGADYLFKRLAGFKDSLSLFAGSQQLLLNTEPITLSISLGELKNMIGQDIARNDVVKILKKLGFEIAVNVEQESFNVKVPLFRHDIVNSHDICEEIVRIIGIDNIASTPLNFYEKNRLNKTYFDYKNALNLRHRAADNGFFESVHYVFDSLDELSELNFKPCKIKILNPINNELNTLRPALVNHLLSSSEKNIKNSKRSVRLFELGEVFDENANQCLNLGFVVSGLLKEPTLINGAKGEEANFYAFAAMVQNVIGKFELKPCREISYLSPYEQAHIYQNGEMIGYIGRVDARVEAKRDLPKTYVCEIDFAKLKFEPILAVPYSKFQSTTRDLSLIVPENFEAGRIYECIRGLNLKELKEFLPVDIYKDAKLNGAISLSLKFTFQDMEKTLEDDDINALMDKILSELKEKLNIGIR, encoded by the coding sequence ATGATAATTTCAAAGCATTGGTTAAACGAGTGGATTGACCTTAGCGACGTTAGTGGCGAGACACTTTCAAAGACATTAAATTCTATCGGGCTAGAGGTTGATAGCTATAAAGAGATAAATTTACCAAAGAGTATCGTAGTTGGCTACGTAAAAAGTAGAGAAAAGCACCCAGATGCTGATAAACTAAGCGTTTGTCAAGTCGATGTTGGCGGAGAGACACTTCAGATCGTGTGTGGGGCTAAAAACGTTGAAGCTGGCCAGTTTGTGCCAGTTGCGCTCATTGGCACGACGATGCCAAATGGTCTTGAGATCAAAAAGGCAAAGTTAAGAGGCATCGAGTCATGCGGTATGATCTGCTCTTCAACTGAGCTAGGACTACCTAAGATAAATGACGGTATCTTGCCACTTGATGAGAGTATCGGCAAGCTAAAACTTGGCAGAAGTCTTGGCGAATTTGAAGCGTTTAAAGATGTGATCATCGAGGTTGATGTCACAGCAAATAGGGGCGACTGCCAAAATTTGCACGGCATCGCAAGAGAAATTTGCACCGCGCTTGATCTAAGTATGAAAGATAGCCACGAAAATGAAGATAGCGAAAATTTACTAGGCATCGGTAGGATCGCGTCTGTGCGAACTGAAGATAAGGTAAATGGCTCGTTTTTGTATAAGGCATTTGAGCTAAAAAATGCATTAAGTGAAAATTTATTAACTAGGATGAGGTTAGCTTTAATTGATTGTCAAAAGACAAATTTAGTAGAAAGACTGCTTGAATACGCGACATTTTGCACGGGCGTCTTGTTTAGAGCTTATGATCACGCTAAGCTTGTGGGCGAGGGCGAAAAAGCAGTTTTTGACATCAAAAATGGCGAAAATGGCGAGTGCGTGGTCTTTTGTGAGGATAAAAATTTAGGCGTTGCTGGAATTTACCAAAGCGATGAAGCCAGGGTCGATGAAGGCTCAAAGGTGATCTTGGTAGAGGCTAGCTACGTAAAACCAGATGTTGTCTCAAAGGCCATTTTTGAAAATAAAAATTTACCAAAGGGTGATCAAGTTTATCGCTCAAGCCGTGGTAGCGAGCCAAATTTAGCTTACGGGGCGGACTATCTTTTTAAAAGGCTAGCTGGCTTTAAAGATAGCCTAAGTCTTTTTGCAGGCTCACAGCAATTACTTCTAAACACCGAGCCTATCACGCTTAGCATCTCACTTGGTGAGCTTAAAAATATGATCGGTCAAGATATTGCTAGAAATGATGTCGTTAAAATTTTAAAGAAACTTGGCTTTGAGATCGCGGTAAATGTCGAGCAAGAGAGCTTTAATGTAAAAGTGCCGTTATTTCGCCACGATATTGTAAATTCGCATGATATCTGCGAGGAGATCGTAAGGATAATAGGCATCGACAATATCGCCTCAACGCCGCTAAATTTCTATGAGAAAAATAGGCTAAATAAGACATATTTTGACTATAAAAATGCTTTAAATTTAAGACACCGCGCAGCCGATAATGGCTTTTTTGAAAGTGTGCACTACGTATTTGACAGCCTTGATGAGCTAAGTGAGCTAAATTTCAAGCCTTGCAAGATCAAGATACTAAATCCTATAAACAACGAGCTAAATACGCTTAGACCAGCACTTGTTAATCACCTTCTAAGCTCAAGCGAGAAAAATATCAAAAACTCAAAGCGCTCAGTTAGACTTTTTGAGCTTGGCGAAGTTTTTGACGAAAATGCAAACCAATGCTTAAATTTAGGCTTTGTCGTATCTGGACTTTTAAAAGAGCCAACACTTATAAACGGCGCAAAGGGTGAAGAGGCAAATTTCTACGCATTTGCAGCGATGGTGCAAAATGTCATAGGCAAATTCGAGCTAAAACCTTGCCGAGAGATCTCGTATCTTAGCCCATACGAGCAAGCACATATCTATCAAAATGGCGAAATGATCGGCTATATCGGCAGAGTCGATGCAAGAGTAGAGGCAAAAAGAGATCTGCCTAAAACTTATGTTTGTGAGATTGATTTTGCAAAGCTTAAATTTGAGCCGATCTTAGCAGTGCCTTACTCAAAATTCCAAAGCACTACAAGGGATCTTAGCCTCATCGTGCCTGAAAATTTCGAGGCTGGACGAATTTATGAGTGCATAAGAGGGCTAAATTTAAAAGAGCTAAAAGAGTTCTTGCCGGTTGATATCTATAAAGATGCGAAACTAAACGGCGCGATTAGCCTTAGCCTTAAATTTACATTCCAAGATATGGAAAAAACGCTTGAAGATGACGATATAAACGCGCTTATGGATAAAATTTTAAGCGAGCTAAAAGAGAAACTAAATATCGGAATAAGATGA
- the aroA gene encoding 3-phosphoshikimate 1-carboxyvinyltransferase — translation MRIYPLEKSLNLTIDDIAADKSISHRCAIFSLLSDKPSRVRNYLRAGDTLNTLKIVKLLGAKVEDNGAEIIITPPQKIKEPNEILECGNSGTAMRLFMGLLAAQDGFFVLSGDRYLNSRPMARIAKPLSDMGAKIDGANNANNAPLCIRGIKFERFSFKSKIASAQVKSALLLVALYSNGCKFSEPELSRDHTERMLAGMGADIRRDDLEITLEPMKAPLAPLDIDVPNDPSSAFFFAVAALIIPGSHIILKNILLNKTRIEAYKILEKMGAEIKFHKTLSKYEDIGDIEVKYSPNLKGVEVSENISWLIDEAPALAIAFACAKGQSKLTNAKELRVKESDRIAVTINALKQCGVDASELEDGFIINGSEAKFATINSHGDHRIAMSFAVLGLKCGMQIEKSEFIATSFPNFAEILKKMGARVED, via the coding sequence ATGAGAATTTATCCACTAGAAAAAAGTCTAAATTTAACCATCGATGACATCGCAGCTGACAAGTCTATCTCGCATAGATGTGCGATCTTTTCGCTTTTAAGCGACAAGCCATCTCGCGTTAGAAACTACCTAAGAGCAGGCGATACGCTAAATACTCTAAAAATAGTCAAGCTCCTTGGCGCAAAAGTAGAGGATAACGGCGCTGAGATAATAATCACTCCGCCACAAAAGATAAAAGAGCCAAATGAAATTTTGGAGTGTGGCAACTCAGGCACGGCGATGAGGCTTTTTATGGGGCTATTAGCCGCACAGGATGGCTTTTTCGTGCTAAGTGGTGATAGATATTTAAACTCACGTCCAATGGCTAGAATAGCAAAACCTCTAAGCGATATGGGTGCAAAGATAGACGGTGCAAACAACGCAAACAACGCTCCACTTTGTATAAGGGGGATAAAATTTGAAAGATTTAGTTTTAAAAGCAAGATCGCCTCAGCTCAGGTAAAAAGTGCGCTTTTGCTGGTGGCTCTTTACTCAAATGGCTGCAAATTTAGTGAGCCAGAGCTAAGCAGAGATCATACTGAGCGAATGCTTGCTGGCATGGGAGCTGATATAAGGCGTGACGACCTAGAAATCACGCTAGAGCCGATGAAAGCCCCACTTGCGCCACTTGATATAGACGTGCCAAATGATCCAAGTTCTGCATTTTTCTTTGCGGTCGCAGCACTTATCATTCCGGGCTCACACATTATTTTAAAAAATATCTTGCTAAATAAAACTCGCATCGAAGCTTATAAAATTCTAGAAAAAATGGGAGCTGAGATAAAATTTCACAAAACTTTAAGCAAATATGAAGATATCGGTGATATCGAGGTCAAATACTCACCAAATTTAAAAGGCGTGGAAGTTAGTGAAAATATCTCATGGCTCATCGACGAAGCTCCAGCTTTAGCCATCGCATTTGCCTGCGCCAAAGGTCAAAGCAAGCTAACAAATGCAAAAGAGCTTCGCGTAAAAGAGAGCGACAGGATAGCTGTCACGATAAATGCGTTAAAGCAGTGTGGTGTAGATGCTAGCGAGCTTGAAGATGGCTTTATCATAAATGGTTCAGAGGCTAAATTTGCCACGATCAATAGCCATGGAGATCACAGGATCGCGATGAGCTTTGCTGTGCTTGGACTAAAGTGCGGCATGCAGATAGAAAAGAGCGAATTTATCGCCACTTCATTTCCAAATTTTGCTGAAATTTTAAAGAAAATGGGAGCTAGAGTTGAAGATTGA
- a CDS encoding 4-hydroxy-3-methylbut-2-enyl diphosphate reductase, producing MKIELASSYGFCFGVKRAIKIAENAGDAATIGPLIHNNEEINRLEKNYNVKTLEGIDELKDEKKAIIRTHGITKSDLAELKKTDIKVIDATCPFVTKPQQICEKMSEEGYDVVIYGDMHHPEVKGVKSYAKGNVYVVLEESELEGIKFKQKVALVSQTTRKVEKFMQIANYLMLHVKEVRVFNTICNATFENQEAAKNLAKRADVMIIIGGKNSSNTKQLYLISKNFCEDSYLIESEEELEKSWFDGKNLCGISAGASTPDWIIQKVVDRIKKV from the coding sequence TTGAAGATTGAGCTTGCTAGTAGTTATGGATTTTGCTTTGGTGTAAAAAGGGCGATAAAGATTGCTGAAAATGCAGGAGATGCTGCGACCATTGGGCCACTCATCCATAATAACGAAGAGATAAACAGGCTTGAGAAAAACTACAATGTAAAAACACTTGAGGGTATAGACGAGCTAAAAGATGAGAAAAAGGCGATCATCCGCACTCATGGCATCACTAAAAGCGACCTTGCAGAGCTAAAAAAGACAGATATAAAAGTGATCGACGCAACTTGTCCGTTTGTGACAAAGCCACAGCAAATTTGTGAAAAAATGAGCGAAGAGGGCTATGATGTGGTGATCTATGGCGACATGCACCACCCCGAGGTAAAAGGTGTGAAGTCATACGCTAAAGGCAATGTTTACGTCGTGCTTGAAGAGAGCGAACTAGAGGGTATTAAATTCAAGCAAAAGGTCGCTCTTGTTAGCCAAACAACTAGAAAAGTTGAGAAATTTATGCAGATCGCAAACTATCTCATGCTCCATGTAAAAGAGGTGCGCGTTTTTAACACTATCTGCAACGCGACATTTGAAAACCAAGAGGCTGCTAAAAATTTGGCAAAAAGAGCCGATGTGATGATAATAATTGGTGGAAAAAATAGCTCAAATACAAAACAACTCTATCTAATATCTAAAAATTTCTGCGAAGATAGCTACCTGATAGAAAGCGAAGAAGAGCTTGAAAAATCATGGTTTGATGGCAAAAATTTGTGTGGCATAAGTGCGGGTGCTAGCACGCCTGACTGGATCATACAAAAAGTCGTTGACAGAATCAAAAAAGTATAA
- a CDS encoding 30S ribosomal protein S1: MAVNKSVQLGKAKDEDIEDIDFAAMLEESFKKTEEDSDAKIVSINGDEVLIDVGKKSEGILNVSEITDTNGNLTHKVGDTIKVVITGSRNGRPIVSHKKALRKEKVKAFIEAYDPENSGEIDIKVVGKNKGGFITQDANGVEFFLPKTHSGFKNAEGVIGKTYKVRVIKIDKEENSIVVSRKKILDDDRKKRKEALSSIVENDSVIEGTVKKITTYGMFVDVGGVDGLVHYSEISYKGPVNPSSLYKEGDKVLVKVISYDNEKRHLSLSIKAATPDPWEEIINDGLEVGDTIKVTVSNIEPYGAFVDLGNDIEGFLHISEISWDKNIKNPKDHISEGQEIDVEVIEIDAKGHRLRVSLKNLLPKPFDEFKAKFKEGDVVKGVVTTITNFGAFVRVGCVEGLLHNEDASWDRNDKCKDMFKAGDELEVKIIKIDSAEQKVSLSLKDLKQSPVQAFADKFNVGDIVKGTIRDIKDFGVFVELGNNVDALIRKEDLGSVDVSTLKIGDEIEAAIAFIDEKKNRIRLSIRRLAKQKEREVLNEINDNDDKVTLGDIIKEQLL, from the coding sequence ATGGCTGTGAACAAAAGTGTTCAATTAGGAAAAGCAAAAGACGAAGATATCGAAGATATCGATTTTGCTGCGATGTTAGAGGAGTCTTTTAAAAAGACTGAAGAAGATAGTGACGCAAAGATCGTCAGTATCAATGGCGATGAGGTTTTAATCGACGTTGGCAAGAAGTCAGAAGGCATTTTAAATGTTTCTGAAATCACTGATACAAATGGCAACCTGACGCATAAAGTTGGCGATACGATCAAAGTTGTAATAACTGGATCAAGAAATGGAAGACCTATAGTGTCGCACAAAAAAGCACTTAGAAAAGAGAAAGTTAAAGCTTTCATCGAAGCTTACGATCCTGAAAATTCTGGCGAAATCGACATAAAAGTAGTTGGAAAAAATAAAGGTGGCTTTATAACTCAAGATGCAAATGGGGTGGAATTTTTCTTACCAAAAACTCACAGTGGTTTTAAAAACGCTGAAGGCGTAATTGGTAAAACATATAAAGTAAGAGTTATAAAAATTGATAAAGAAGAAAATAGCATAGTTGTCTCTAGAAAGAAAATTTTAGATGACGACCGCAAAAAGCGTAAAGAAGCTCTATCAAGCATAGTAGAAAACGATAGCGTTATAGAGGGTACAGTTAAAAAAATCACAACTTATGGTATGTTTGTTGATGTTGGTGGAGTCGATGGGCTTGTGCATTACAGTGAGATAAGTTATAAAGGCCCAGTAAATCCTAGCTCACTATATAAAGAAGGCGATAAAGTTTTAGTTAAAGTTATCAGCTATGACAACGAAAAACGCCACCTATCTCTATCTATCAAGGCAGCTACTCCAGATCCTTGGGAAGAGATCATAAATGATGGACTAGAGGTTGGTGACACTATCAAAGTTACAGTTAGCAATATCGAGCCTTATGGCGCATTTGTCGATCTTGGAAACGATATTGAAGGATTTTTACATATATCTGAAATTTCATGGGATAAAAATATCAAAAATCCAAAAGATCACATCAGCGAAGGTCAAGAGATCGATGTTGAAGTTATCGAAATAGACGCAAAAGGACACCGCTTAAGAGTGAGCCTTAAAAATTTACTTCCAAAGCCATTTGACGAATTTAAAGCTAAATTCAAAGAGGGCGACGTAGTAAAAGGCGTTGTGACAACTATCACAAATTTTGGTGCATTTGTTAGAGTGGGTTGCGTTGAAGGCTTATTGCACAATGAAGACGCATCTTGGGATAGAAACGATAAATGCAAAGATATGTTTAAAGCTGGCGATGAACTTGAAGTAAAAATCATCAAAATCGATAGTGCTGAACAAAAAGTTTCACTCAGCCTAAAAGACCTAAAACAAAGTCCAGTTCAAGCATTTGCTGATAAATTTAATGTAGGCGATATCGTAAAAGGAACAATTCGCGACATTAAAGACTTTGGCGTGTTTGTAGAGCTTGGTAATAACGTTGATGCGCTGATCCGTAAAGAAGATCTAGGTAGTGTAGATGTTAGCACACTTAAGATCGGTGATGAGATCGAAGCAGCTATCGCATTTATCGATGAGAAGAAAAATAGAATTCGCCTGAGCATACGCCGTTTAGCAAAACAAAAAGAGCGTGAAGTGTTAAATGAGATCAATGATAACGACGATAAAGTAACACTTGGCGATATCATAAAAGAACAATTACTTTAG
- the serA gene encoding phosphoglycerate dehydrogenase has protein sequence MMKTIIVCDAIHPVGFELLKKEQDINVIDAVNTPKDELLKILGEADVAITRSSTEVNEAFLNAGKKLKAIVRAGVGVDNVDIEGCSRRGIIAMNVPTANTIAAVELTMAHMLASARSLEYAHNDLKLDRIWKREKWYGVELFKKKLGVIGFGNIGSRVAVRAKAFGMEIIAYDPYIDPSKVIDMGGTYTKNFDDILACDFITIHTPKTKETTNMIGAKEIAKMKDGVRLINCARGGLYNEEALYEGLKSGKIAFAGIDVFTREPATDHPLLDLNNVSVTPHLGANTLESQRNIAVEAVEQAILAARGISYPNALNLPIKTEDLPPFVEPYIDLTSKMAFLAAQINKSAIKAIRIETHGQISEYANSMLTFAIVGALKESLGDAINYVNAKFLCDEKGIVTETSLGGDSIFKNKITVRLTTENGIVTVGGTVFGENQQRIVTINGFKTDFKPKGKMIIFKNHDVPGVIAQISKILADEKINIADFRLGRDDHNMALAVILVDEHIKAETLERLNALEACVWAQYAVI, from the coding sequence ATTATGAAAACTATCATTGTTTGCGATGCGATACATCCAGTAGGTTTTGAACTTTTAAAAAAAGAGCAAGATATAAATGTAATAGACGCAGTTAATACTCCCAAAGACGAACTTTTAAAAATTTTAGGCGAGGCCGATGTTGCTATAACAAGAAGCTCAACTGAAGTAAACGAGGCCTTTTTAAACGCTGGCAAAAAACTAAAAGCTATTGTTAGAGCTGGTGTTGGTGTAGATAATGTCGATATAGAAGGATGCTCAAGACGTGGCATAATAGCTATGAACGTTCCAACTGCAAATACTATTGCCGCGGTCGAGCTGACAATGGCGCATATGCTAGCTTCAGCTAGATCTCTTGAATACGCTCATAATGATCTAAAGCTAGATAGAATTTGGAAGCGTGAGAAATGGTATGGGGTTGAACTTTTTAAGAAAAAGCTTGGCGTGATCGGCTTTGGAAATATTGGCTCAAGGGTAGCTGTTCGTGCAAAAGCTTTTGGTATGGAGATCATCGCTTATGATCCATATATTGACCCATCTAAAGTTATCGATATGGGCGGTACTTATACTAAAAATTTTGATGATATTTTAGCATGTGATTTTATCACGATACATACGCCAAAAACTAAAGAGACGACCAATATGATAGGTGCTAAAGAGATCGCAAAAATGAAAGATGGCGTAAGACTTATAAACTGCGCTAGAGGTGGTCTTTATAACGAAGAAGCACTTTATGAAGGACTAAAAAGTGGCAAAATAGCATTCGCTGGTATTGATGTTTTTACAAGAGAGCCAGCAACTGATCATCCACTTCTTGATCTAAACAATGTAAGTGTCACCCCACACCTTGGAGCAAATACACTTGAATCACAGCGAAATATCGCAGTTGAGGCAGTCGAGCAAGCTATTTTAGCAGCTCGCGGTATAAGCTATCCAAATGCGTTAAATTTACCTATAAAAACAGAAGATCTACCGCCATTTGTTGAGCCTTATATCGATCTTACAAGCAAGATGGCATTTCTTGCTGCACAGATAAATAAAAGCGCTATCAAGGCTATCCGTATAGAAACTCACGGTCAAATCAGCGAATATGCAAATTCAATGCTAACATTTGCCATAGTTGGTGCATTAAAAGAGAGTCTTGGTGATGCGATAAATTACGTAAATGCTAAATTTTTATGCGATGAAAAAGGTATAGTGACTGAAACTAGTCTTGGTGGAGATAGCATTTTTAAAAATAAAATTACCGTTCGCTTAACTACCGAAAATGGTATTGTAACCGTTGGTGGAACGGTATTTGGTGAAAATCAGCAACGTATCGTAACGATAAATGGTTTTAAGACTGACTTTAAACCAAAAGGCAAGATGATCATCTTTAAAAATCATGACGTGCCAGGTGTTATTGCTCAGATTAGTAAAATTTTAGCTGATGAAAAGATTAATATTGCAGACTTCCGCCTTGGTAGAGATGATCACAATATGGCACTTGCTGTCATTTTGGTTGATGAACATATAAAAGCAGAAACGTTAGAGAGACTAAACGCACTTGAAGCTTGCGTTTGGGCTCAATACGCAGTTATATAA